A window of the Lactuca sativa cultivar Salinas chromosome 5, Lsat_Salinas_v11, whole genome shotgun sequence genome harbors these coding sequences:
- the LOC111881815 gene encoding uncharacterized protein LOC111881815, whose protein sequence is MSLVTDEIRASASDICHGDAICQEKSKALLTEMGLPNGLLPLEDIEECGHVKETGFVWLKQKAEKKHKFEKIDRLATYGTEVTATMEKMKIKNLKGVKTKELLLWLTLDEISVDESNTEKITFKATSGLYRTFPVSAFQVEDVKKDVEDVAVAKDAKVVEVEVAKEAQVQEV, encoded by the coding sequence ATGTCTCTTGTGACTGACGAAATCAGAGCATCTGCATCAGACATCTGCCATGGTGATGCAATTTGTCAAGAAAAATCAAAGGCTTTGCTCACAGAAATGGGGCTACCTAATGGCCTCTTGCCTTTGGAAGACATTGAGGAGTGTGGGCATGTCAAAGAGACCGGCTTTGTGTGGCTCAAACAAAAGGCAGAAAAGAAACACAAGTTTGAAAAAATCGATAGGCTTGCAACATATGGAACTGAGGTTACTGCAACCATGGAGAAGATGAAGATCAAGAATCTGAAGGGTGTGAAGACTAAGGAACTTTTGTTGTGGCTCACACTGGATGAAATATCTGTTGATGAATCCAACACTGAAAAGATCACTTTCAAGGCAACTTCTGGCCTTTACAGAACTTTTCCAGTTTCTGCTTTTCAGGTTGAGGATGTGAAGAAAGATGTTGAAGATGTGGCTGTGGCTAAGGATGCCAAAGTTGTTGAAGTTGAAGTGGCAAAGGAGGCCCAAGTCCAGgaggtttga